A region from the Kineothrix sp. IPX-CK genome encodes:
- a CDS encoding DEAD/DEAH box helicase family protein, giving the protein MTNFDYLKQEPKFNSFADVAIVAEKVIQIDVESCIINCRRAMEFAIKWMYSVDKSLEMPYQDTLASLMSTEDFHDLVDDDLWKRIDLIRRIGNRAAHNGRKVTKDEAVLCLQNLYIFLDYVTYCYADDYSEKSFDIKLLENQNANAVAESIDKSMETGIDLKTLIAENKALKEELTERREEQQQSYVPKPLDLSEYKTRKIYIDSMLKDAGWTEGKDWINEVELPGMPNKSELGRADYVLYDDAHKPLAVIEAKRTCVDVVKGRQQAKLYADLLEKQYHRRPVVFLTNGFETRIIDNQYPERKVAVIYSKRDLEKLFNLQTMRTSLKNIVVDKDIAGRYYQEGAIKAVCDQFDQKNCRRALLVMATGSGKTRTIIALCKVLLNAGWIKNILFLADRNSLVTQAKRNFVNLMPDLSVTNLCEEKENYNVHCVFSTYQTMMNCIDEIKDEDGKLFTSGHFDLVVCDEAHRSIYNKYKDIFTYFDAPLVGLTATPKDEIDKNTYQIFELENGVPTYGYELAQAVKDGYLVDFMSVETTMKFIDQGIVYDELSEEDKAEYEETFEDENGELPERINSAALNTWIFNEDTIKQVLHILMTDGNKINYGETLGKTIIFAKNHDHAEKILEVFNKEYPHLSKNGQPFAKVIDNYMTYAQSAIDEFSDPKKMPQIAISVDMLDTGIDVPEVLNLVFFKKVMSKAKFWQMIGRGTRLCPGLLDGEDKKKFYIFDFCGNFEFFRISNGKPTANMMALQGAIFNLEFQIAYKLQDIDYQTERLIEYRKNLVKLMSEKVSELNRDNFAVKQHLKYVDLYSSENNYNALTYEDSLLVREEVAPLILPDFDEASAVRFDALMYGIELAYLVGKKYSKARNDLMKRVSAISSVANIPEIQVQSELIHQILHTDYIDRAGINEFEHIREKLRNLMKYIPKGGTLKYNTHFDDDILSQEWKESELESDELKNYKAKAEFYVRQHQDNLVIAKLKTNKPLSSQDMDLLEEILWKEVGTRDDYEQEYGQKPLGEFVREIVGLDMNAAKEAFSEFLVETNLDSTQIYFVNQIVEYIVHNGMLKDFSVLQESPFTDKGSVVEIFTDLNVWMGIRKVIEEINANAVA; this is encoded by the coding sequence ATGACAAACTTTGATTATTTAAAACAAGAACCAAAATTTAATAGTTTTGCTGATGTGGCAATTGTGGCAGAAAAAGTCATACAAATAGACGTGGAGTCTTGTATTATCAATTGTCGTCGGGCGATGGAATTTGCAATTAAATGGATGTACTCTGTGGACAAGTCTTTAGAAATGCCATATCAGGATACTTTAGCTAGTTTAATGAGTACAGAAGATTTTCATGACCTTGTAGATGATGATTTATGGAAACGTATAGATCTGATACGTAGAATAGGTAATCGTGCTGCACATAATGGAAGAAAGGTAACAAAGGATGAAGCAGTACTTTGTTTGCAAAATTTATATATTTTTCTTGACTATGTAACGTATTGCTACGCAGATGATTATTCAGAAAAATCTTTTGATATTAAACTTCTAGAAAATCAAAACGCAAATGCCGTTGCTGAATCAATTGACAAATCTATGGAAACTGGCATAGATCTGAAAACCCTTATTGCCGAGAATAAAGCATTAAAAGAGGAACTTACAGAGCGAAGAGAAGAACAGCAACAGTCCTATGTTCCAAAACCACTAGATTTATCCGAATACAAAACGCGAAAGATTTATATTGATTCTATGTTAAAGGATGCAGGATGGACAGAAGGGAAAGACTGGATCAATGAAGTTGAATTGCCAGGAATGCCAAATAAATCAGAACTGGGACGTGCGGATTATGTATTATACGATGACGCGCATAAGCCATTAGCTGTAATTGAAGCAAAACGTACTTGTGTGGATGTTGTAAAAGGGCGCCAACAGGCGAAGCTATATGCAGATTTATTGGAAAAGCAATATCATAGAAGACCAGTTGTATTTTTGACAAATGGGTTTGAGACAAGAATCATAGACAATCAGTACCCAGAGAGAAAAGTAGCCGTTATTTACTCAAAACGTGACTTGGAGAAACTTTTTAATCTTCAAACCATGCGCACAAGTCTTAAGAATATTGTAGTAGATAAGGATATTGCAGGACGCTATTATCAGGAAGGTGCAATTAAAGCAGTATGTGATCAGTTTGACCAGAAAAATTGTAGAAGAGCACTTTTAGTAATGGCAACCGGTTCCGGAAAAACAAGAACAATCATAGCATTATGCAAAGTATTGTTAAATGCAGGATGGATAAAAAATATTTTATTCTTAGCAGACAGAAATTCGCTGGTTACACAGGCAAAAAGAAATTTTGTGAATCTAATGCCTGATTTATCTGTAACAAATCTGTGTGAGGAGAAAGAGAATTACAATGTGCATTGTGTATTTTCTACATATCAGACAATGATGAATTGCATTGATGAAATAAAAGATGAGGACGGAAAACTTTTTACAAGCGGTCATTTTGATCTGGTGGTTTGTGATGAAGCGCATCGTTCCATTTACAATAAATATAAAGATATCTTCACTTATTTTGACGCACCATTGGTGGGTCTTACAGCTACGCCTAAAGATGAAATTGATAAGAATACCTATCAGATTTTTGAATTGGAAAATGGGGTTCCTACATATGGATACGAATTAGCTCAGGCAGTAAAAGATGGATATCTGGTAGATTTCATGTCGGTAGAAACAACGATGAAATTTATTGATCAGGGAATTGTATATGATGAATTATCAGAAGAAGATAAGGCAGAATACGAAGAAACCTTTGAAGATGAAAATGGAGAATTGCCTGAAAGAATTAATTCAGCAGCATTAAATACATGGATCTTCAATGAAGATACTATAAAGCAAGTACTACATATCTTAATGACAGATGGAAATAAAATCAATTATGGAGAAACACTTGGAAAAACCATTATCTTTGCAAAGAATCATGACCACGCAGAGAAGATTCTTGAAGTATTCAATAAAGAATATCCACATCTTTCTAAAAACGGACAACCCTTTGCAAAGGTAATCGATAACTACATGACCTATGCACAGAGTGCCATAGATGAATTTTCTGATCCGAAAAAAATGCCTCAGATAGCGATTTCAGTAGATATGTTAGATACTGGAATTGACGTTCCAGAAGTTTTGAATTTAGTCTTTTTCAAAAAAGTGATGAGTAAGGCAAAATTCTGGCAGATGATAGGACGAGGAACACGTTTGTGTCCAGGTCTATTAGATGGTGAGGATAAAAAGAAGTTTTATATTTTTGACTTCTGCGGAAATTTTGAATTCTTTAGAATTAGCAATGGGAAACCAACAGCCAATATGATGGCACTTCAAGGTGCAATATTTAATTTGGAATTTCAAATCGCATACAAGCTTCAAGATATTGATTATCAAACAGAAAGATTAATAGAATATCGTAAGAACTTGGTGAAATTAATGTCGGAAAAAGTGTCAGAGCTAAATCGAGATAATTTTGCCGTAAAGCAACATTTAAAATATGTTGATTTATATTCTAGTGAAAATAATTATAATGCATTGACTTATGAAGATTCTTTACTGGTAAGAGAAGAAGTAGCACCACTTATTTTGCCGGATTTTGATGAAGCAAGTGCTGTTCGATTTGATGCACTCATGTATGGAATTGAACTTGCTTATTTGGTAGGCAAGAAATATTCAAAGGCACGAAATGACTTGATGAAACGAGTAAGTGCTATTTCAAGTGTGGCTAACATACCTGAGATACAGGTTCAATCTGAATTAATTCATCAGATTCTTCATACAGATTACATAGATCGGGCTGGAATCAATGAGTTTGAGCATATAAGAGAGAAATTAAGAAATCTTATGAAGTATATTCCAAAAGGTGGAACGTTAAAATACAATACACATTTTGACGATGATATCTTATCGCAGGAATGGAAAGAGTCTGAATTAGAAAGTGATGAATTGAAAAATTACAAAGCTAAAGCAGAATTTTATGTAAGACAACATCAGGATAATCTTGTAATTGCTAAATTAAAAACAAATAAGCCACTTTCATCGCAAGATATGGATTTGCTAGAAGAAATACTGTGGAAAGAAGTTGGAACAAGAGACGACTATGAACAGGAATATGGACAAAAACCTTTAGGGGAATTTGTACGCGAAATCGTAGGACTCGATATGAATGCCGCCAAAGAAGCATTTTCAGAGTTCCTGGTAGAAACAAATCTTGATTCTACACAAATATATTTTGTGAACCAGATAGTTGAGTATATTGTTCATAATGGAATGCTAAAAGACTTTTCGGTACTTCAGGAATCACCGTTTACAGATAAAGGAAGTGTTGTGGAAATCTTTACGGATCTAAATGTGTGGATGGGGATAAGGAAGGTTATTGAAGAGATTAATGCAAATGCAGTGGCGTAA